From a single Kitasatospora sp. NBC_00458 genomic region:
- a CDS encoding polyprenyl synthetase family protein has product MTVVGPFGLSVQDRDLTRDVQAGMDAVEVALAEAVKSDVPFITVTAGHLMAAGGKRFRPLLVLLAAQFGDANAPGVVPAAVVVELTHLATLYHDDVMDEAPVRRGAPSANSRWDNSVAILTGDFLFSRASQVLADLGPEAVRVQADAFERLVTGQILETVGPAADDDPLRHYLDVLAGKTGSLIAVSCRIGALLAGAEPWVIDTLSAYGERIGIAFQLADDVLDIASDGHESGKTPGTDLREGVQTLPTLLLRQMPADPADPSDTRLRELLSRDLSGDDELHAETLRLLRRHPALERARRETLRHAEEARALLEPLPDGAAKEALRALCDSVAIRTM; this is encoded by the coding sequence GTGACCGTCGTGGGACCCTTTGGGCTCAGCGTGCAGGACCGCGATCTGACCCGCGACGTCCAGGCCGGGATGGACGCCGTCGAGGTCGCGCTCGCCGAGGCCGTGAAGAGCGACGTTCCGTTCATCACCGTCACCGCCGGTCACCTCATGGCGGCCGGCGGCAAGCGGTTCCGCCCGCTGCTGGTACTGCTCGCCGCCCAGTTCGGCGACGCCAACGCCCCCGGCGTGGTGCCGGCCGCCGTCGTCGTCGAGCTCACCCACCTCGCCACGCTCTACCACGACGACGTCATGGACGAGGCCCCGGTGCGCCGTGGCGCCCCCAGCGCCAACTCGCGCTGGGACAACTCGGTCGCCATCCTGACCGGCGACTTCCTCTTCTCCCGCGCCTCCCAGGTGCTCGCGGACCTGGGACCGGAGGCCGTCCGGGTCCAGGCCGACGCGTTCGAGCGGCTGGTCACCGGCCAGATCCTGGAGACGGTCGGCCCGGCCGCGGACGACGACCCGCTCCGTCACTACCTCGACGTCCTGGCCGGCAAGACCGGCTCGCTGATCGCCGTCTCCTGCCGGATAGGAGCACTGCTGGCCGGTGCCGAGCCCTGGGTGATCGACACCCTCAGCGCCTACGGCGAGCGGATCGGCATCGCCTTCCAGCTGGCCGACGACGTCCTGGACATCGCGAGCGACGGCCACGAGTCCGGCAAGACCCCCGGCACCGACCTGCGCGAGGGCGTGCAGACCCTGCCGACCCTGCTGCTCCGCCAGATGCCCGCCGACCCCGCCGACCCGTCGGACACCCGGCTGCGCGAGCTGCTGAGCCGTGACCTCAGCGGCGACGACGAGCTGCACGCCGAGACGCTGCGGCTGCTGCGCCGCCACCCGGCGCTGGAGCGCGCGCGCCGGGAGACGCTGCGGCACGCCGAGGAGGCCCGCGCTCTGCTGGAGCCGCTCCCGGACGGCGCGGCCAAGGAGGCGCTCCGGGCGCTCTGCGACTCGGTGGCCATCCGCACCATGTGA